A portion of the Thermoanaerobaculum aquaticum genome contains these proteins:
- the xth gene encoding exodeoxyribonuclease III, translating into MVIATWNVNSIRARLPRLLSWLAAKKPEVLCIQETKVVDEEFPVAELQELGYQVAAFGQKTYNGVAIASLLPLQDVRRGLPGDESGEARLIAAGVGGFTVMSVYVPNGQEVGTDKYAFKLAWMEKLLAYLQASFFPQEPLVVCGDFNVAPEDRDVWDPELWRGKILFSDPEKQAFFKLLGWGLLDCLRLHHQEGGLYTWWDYRQGAFHRGWGMRLDHILATKPMADRCTEVIIDREARKGEKPSDHAPVLATFDFPASS; encoded by the coding sequence ATGGTGATTGCCACGTGGAACGTGAACTCCATTCGGGCGCGGCTGCCCAGGCTTTTGTCATGGCTGGCCGCCAAAAAACCCGAGGTGCTGTGCATTCAGGAAACCAAGGTGGTGGACGAGGAGTTCCCCGTTGCGGAGTTGCAAGAGCTGGGCTACCAGGTGGCGGCCTTTGGGCAAAAGACCTACAACGGCGTGGCCATCGCCAGCCTCCTGCCTTTGCAGGACGTGCGCCGGGGTTTGCCCGGGGACGAAAGCGGGGAAGCCAGGCTCATTGCTGCTGGGGTTGGCGGCTTTACGGTGATGAGCGTGTACGTCCCCAACGGCCAGGAGGTGGGTACCGACAAGTACGCCTTCAAGCTAGCCTGGATGGAAAAGCTTCTTGCCTATTTGCAGGCCTCCTTTTTTCCGCAGGAGCCTCTCGTGGTCTGCGGCGATTTCAACGTCGCTCCGGAAGACCGTGACGTCTGGGATCCCGAGCTTTGGCGCGGCAAGATCCTCTTCTCCGACCCGGAAAAGCAAGCGTTTTTCAAGCTCTTGGGCTGGGGCCTTTTGGACTGCTTGCGCCTCCATCACCAGGAGGGAGGCCTCTACACCTGGTGGGACTACCGCCAGGGGGCGTTCCACCGCGGTTGGGGCATGCGGCTCGACCACATCCTGGCCACCAAGCCCATGGCCGATCGCTGCACAGAGGTGATCATTGACCGGGAAGCCCGCAAGGGGGAAAAGCCCTCGGACCACGCTCCGGTGCTCGCCACCTTTGACTTCCCGGCTTCCTCCTAA
- the rtcA gene encoding RNA 3'-terminal phosphate cyclase: MIVVDGSLGEGGGQVLRTALALSLATGEPFRIHHIRARRPKPGLARQHLTAVRAAVEVGGAEVAGAELGSQELTFRPRRVRGGTFRWDVGTAGSVSLVLQAVLPALLLASGPSELEISGGTHNPQAPPFDFLQKVLFPILERMGARVEGELKAYGFYPAGGGRIRVRVEPAARLRPVVLDRRGEVTSQRAVVLLSRLSRTVAQRELAVVRSQLGWPAEVCEIREVESPGPGNALMLWVEGEGFCEVVSAFGMRGVPAEEVAASACKAMSRFLQARVPVGEHLADQLLVPLGLAGGGRFRTLPLSLHARTVIEVMKAFLPVEVMVSAHPDGSEEVELVAGGVA; the protein is encoded by the coding sequence ATGATCGTTGTGGATGGAAGCTTGGGCGAGGGTGGGGGGCAGGTTTTGCGTACGGCGCTGGCCCTGTCGTTGGCCACCGGCGAGCCCTTTCGCATCCACCACATTCGCGCCCGCCGGCCGAAACCGGGTTTGGCGCGGCAGCACCTTACGGCGGTGCGGGCGGCGGTGGAGGTGGGGGGCGCGGAGGTGGCCGGGGCGGAGCTGGGTTCCCAGGAGCTTACCTTCCGCCCCCGGCGGGTGCGGGGGGGAACCTTCCGCTGGGACGTGGGCACTGCCGGTTCGGTCAGCCTCGTGCTGCAGGCGGTGCTGCCGGCCTTGCTTTTGGCTTCCGGTCCCAGCGAGCTGGAAATAAGCGGCGGCACCCACAACCCCCAGGCGCCGCCCTTTGATTTTTTGCAAAAGGTGCTTTTCCCCATCCTGGAGCGCATGGGGGCGCGGGTCGAAGGTGAGCTGAAAGCCTACGGTTTTTACCCGGCGGGAGGGGGACGGATCCGGGTGCGCGTGGAGCCGGCAGCCCGCTTGCGCCCGGTGGTGCTGGACCGCCGGGGGGAGGTCACAAGCCAGCGGGCGGTGGTGTTGCTTTCGCGGCTTTCCCGGACGGTGGCCCAGCGGGAGCTGGCGGTGGTGCGCTCGCAGCTGGGTTGGCCGGCGGAGGTGTGCGAGATCCGCGAGGTGGAAAGCCCCGGCCCCGGAAACGCGTTGATGCTATGGGTGGAAGGCGAGGGCTTTTGCGAGGTGGTTTCCGCCTTTGGGATGAGGGGCGTGCCCGCAGAAGAAGTAGCGGCTTCGGCCTGTAAAGCCATGAGCCGTTTTCTGCAGGCCAGGGTCCCGGTGGGGGAGCATCTGGCGGACCAGCTCTTGGTGCCCCTGGGCCTTGCCGGGGGTGGGCGTTTTCGCACCCTGCCGCTTTCCCTGCACGCCCGCACGGTCATTGAGGTCATGAAGGCTTTCCTGCCGGTGGAGGTGATGGTTTCGGCCCACCCTGACGGCAGCGAAGAGGTGGAGCTGGTGGCCGGCGGGGTGGCCTGA
- a CDS encoding ArsR/SmtB family transcription factor: MLLAAKANAVQLQAKLFRGFADPSRLAILQALRGKRLTVGEIVAITGLSQPNVSNHLSCLRDCGLVTATPQGRFVLYALSDPRVEQLLRLADELLADVAKGVYQCTRYGVFEENHG; encoded by the coding sequence ATGCTCTTAGCTGCCAAGGCCAACGCGGTGCAGCTGCAGGCCAAGCTCTTTCGCGGGTTTGCTGACCCTTCGCGCCTTGCGATCCTGCAGGCGCTGCGGGGAAAGCGGCTCACGGTAGGTGAAATTGTGGCCATCACCGGTTTGAGCCAGCCCAACGTTTCCAACCACTTGTCCTGCCTTCGCGATTGCGGGCTGGTGACCGCCACGCCCCAGGGCCGCTTCGTGCTTTACGCCCTAAGCGACCCAAGGGTGGAGCAGCTGTTGCGCTTGGCCGATGAGCTTTTAGCCGATGTGGCCAAGGGCGTTTACCAGTGCACCCGCTACGGGGTTTTCGAGGAAAACCATGGCTAA